The sequence CAAGGCCAATGATAAATCACAGAGGGCCGGTCTTTCAGAAAATTCACGAATATTGCGTTGATGGTTTGAAAAAGATCTTTAAAACTAATGAAGGCGAAGTTTATATCTTTGCTTCAGTTGGAACTGGAGCTATGGAAGCGTGCGTTTCGAACTTTTTTAACAAAGATGATAGGGTTTTAGTTTTGGTCAACGGTAACTTCGGTCAACGTTTTGTCCAGATTGCAAGCGCATACGGCTTAAATGTAGATGCTTTGGAATTCGTTTGGGGTCAATATGCAGACCCAGAAAAGGTAAAGGATTATTTATCAAAATATCCAAAGGGTACATATAAGGGAGTTTTGGTTCAGCATAACGAAACTTCTACAGCTATACTAAACGATCTTGAAAAACTTTCACCGATCATAAAGGAACATGGAGCTCTGTTTGTGGTTGATTCAATTAGTGGCATGGTTGCAGCGCCTTTTGAGATGGATAAGTGGAAGGTGGATGTAGTAGCTGCAGCTTCTCAAAAGGCTTTTGGTTGTCCTCCTGGAATTAGTATTCTTGGAGTATCTAAAGAGGCTCTTAATAGAGCAAATAATTCTAACTTGCCAAGATTTTATTTTGATGTCAGAAAATATCATGAATCATATAAAAAGGGGCAACCTCCCTTTACAGCACCTATTTCGCTTTACTTTTCACTTGAAGAATCTATAAAGATGATTTTTGAAGAAGGTCTCGAAAACTTCCAGAAGAGACATATTGTTTTAAGGGATTCTGTAAGAAGTGCTGTAAAGGCTCTTGGTTTGAAACTGGTGTCGGATGACAGCTGTGCAAGTCCTGTGGTTACGGGCGTTTTTGCTCCTGAAGGAATCAATCCTCAAGATATTATAAATACAATGAGAAAAGATTTTGGAATAGTTCTTGCAGGCGGTCAATCGCAGTTTAAAGGTAAAATATTTAGGATTGGCCATTTAGGTTTTATAGGAGCTACAGAAATATTTTCAACCTTTGCAGCTCTTGAACTAACTCTTGATAAACTGGGATATAAGTTTGAAAAAGGTGTATCAGTTAAGGCAGCACAGAAAGTTTTTGAGGAGAGAATGTAAATGAATGAAAAGATATTGGTAGCTGACGAGGTTTCTCAACTTGGTATAAGAAGGTTGGAGTCTGCAGGTTTTCAGGTAGACATTAAAACTGGACTTTCGGAAGATGAACTTGCCGACACTATAGTAGACTATAATGCTATTATTATAAGATCTTCAACGAGAATTACTGAAAAGATTCTTTCTAAAGCCAGAAATCTTAAAATAATTGGCAGGGCTGGCGTTGGAGTTGATAATATAAACGTGGAGGCTGCCACGAAATATGGGATAGTTGTAATTAACTCTCCTGAAGGAAACATTATTTCGGCTGCCGAACATACTTTTGGTTTGATAATTTCCCTCCTCAGAAATATTCCTCAGGCAGATAGGTCTGTTAGGAATCTCGAATGGAAGAGGAACAAGTTTACAGGTCATGAACTTTATAGGAAAACAATAGGAATTATTGGTCTAGGAAAGGTTGGAAGTAATGTTGTAAAGTATGCAAAGGCATTCGGAATGAAAGTAATTGGATATGATCCTTATATAACTCTTGATAGGGCAAAGGAAATGGGCATTATACTTATGTCCCTTGATGAGGTTTTTAAAGAAGCTGATATTGTAACTCTTCATGTCCCAAAAACAAAAGACACATATCATCTAGTTAATAAAGAAAGAATTAACCTGATGAAAAAGGGATCTTATATTATTAATGCTGCTAGGGGTGGAGTTGTTGATGAAGATGCTGTTGCAGATGCTCTTAAGTCAGGTCATTTAGCTGGAGCTGCTTCTGATGTTTTTGAGACCGAGCCTATTTTGGCTGATAATCCATATATTTCTATAGAAAATACTGTTTTGACTCCACATATTGGAGCTGCTACCAAAGAAGCTCAGATAAATGTTATACTTGATGTAGTGGATCAGATTATTGCTTTTTTCGATGGCAGGATTCCTCATGGTGCGGTTAATTTGCCTGCTTTTAGAGGAGTGTCTGATGATTTATTGCCATGGATTGATTTAGCTGAAAGACTGGGAAAATTTATTAAAGATCTGGTTTCTGATAGAGTAAATAAGATTGAGATTGTATATTATGGAGATATTGCTAAGAAAAATGTCAATTCAGTATCAATTAGCGTACTTAAAGGGTACTTGATAAAAATAAAGGGTAATCATGTTAGTTTTGTTAACGCACTGTCGCTTGCAAATGAACTTGGTATCAAGTATACAGAGATAAAAGAGTCAGAGGATGTTGACTTTAAGAGTTTGATAACAGTTAGAGTTTTAACTGATTCTGGCGTTAGATCAGTTTCTGGAACAATACTATCTGATCAAAAACCAAGAATAATAGAAATAGATTCCTATCGAGTTGATGCCTTCCCAGAGGGCTATCTTTTGGTTTCCAGACATAGAGATAAGCCTGGTATAATAGGGCGATTTGGGACAATTTTAGGAAGGAACAACATTAATATTGCAGGAATGCAACTTGGAAGAAATTTGACCAGTGGCCTGGCTGTAATGATTTTAAGCGTTGATTCTGAGGTTAATGATGATGTGCTTAGTGAATTAATAAGCGGAGGGGATATTGAAGAGCTTAGGTCAATTTTCCTTTCATGAGAATATATTTAATTAGACATGGCGAAACTAAATGGAATAAGGAAAGCAGGTATCAGGGGGTAAAAGACATACCTCTTTCTGAAATTGGTTTAGAGCAAGTAAAAAAGCTTGGAATGTATTTTTCTAATTTGCCCTTAGATATAATAGTTTCCTCTCCGTTAAGCAGGACAAAAGAAACAGCAAATTCTATTGTCAAATTTTATCCAAAAAAATTGCAAGTTTTTTATGATGATAGATTTTTAGAGATATCACATGGCTTATGGGAAGGAAAAGTTGTAGCTGAAGTAAAGGAAGAATTTAAGGAGATTTATAATTTTTGGAAGGTAAAGCCTTACGAGGCAAAAATGCCTGAAGGTGAAGGCTTGCATGATGTGTCTTTGAGAGCTACTAGCGCTTTTAAGGAATGGGTAAATAAATATAGAGAAAAGGATATTGCTTTTGTTACACATGATGTAGTGATAAGGGTCATTTTGATGGACATATTTTCTCTTCCTTATGACTTCTTTTGGAAATTCAAGCTTGCAAATGCTGGCATAAACGTTCTTGAATATGATGAAGAATTTAAACTACTGTCGATAAATCTAATCTGCCATCTAAATGAATTTAGTGCAGAGGGCGTGATTTAATTAAGATTTCATAGAACTTCACTACTCTTGGGTGAAGATTGTGTTAGGAAGATAAAAAAATCAAGAATTGCAATCTGTGGTCTTGGAGGGGTTGGGGGATTTGCCTTGGAATCTCTTGCAAGATTGGGAATCGGAGGTTTCTTTCTAGTTGATGATGATAGGTTTGAAATAACCAATCTAAATAGGCAAATTTTGTCGAATTTTGACAACATTGGCAAACTGAAAGTTGAAGAAGCAATAAAGAGGTTGAAGTTAATAAGTGACTGTGATGTTGTTGTTTCAGAAAGTAGAGTTCAAGATGCTATTTATGAGATTGAAAAATTCGAACCAGATGTAATTATTGATGCTATAGACGATCTGGAAGCAAAGGTATTACTGATCAAACGTTTTTATAAAAAAATTAATATTATAGTTAGTGCAGGAGCTGGAAATAGAGTAGATCCTACAATGGTAACCTATGCAGATCTTTCAAAGACATCTAATTGTTCTATTGCTAGAATTCTTAGGAAAAAACTTAAAAGTTTTGGAATTGTTTCGGGAATTAACGTTGTCTTCTCTAAAGAGATTCCAAAAAAAGAGCTTAATAATTCGAATATTATTTCGAGCGCAGTTTTTGTGCCTATGGCTTTTGGCACTTTAATTTCTTATTTAACTTATAAATTTATTTGTAATAATATGGATTAAACTATTTTTTTTATAATGTGATATAATCACTTTTTGTGATTCGTTTTAGGAGGTAAAAGCTTTGGAAGCAATAGGAATGCATTACATTGTTGAGGCTTCTGGATGTGACCCTGCTATTATAGGGGATCCAGTAAGAGCAAGAGAAATTTTTTTGGCAGCTGCTAAGGTTGCGAACATGGACGTAAAAGCTGTTCACTTTTATAAGTTCTTTCCGTCCGGGACTAGTGGTGTTGTAGTAGTTTCTGAATCGCACATTTCAGTACACACATGGCCTGAAAATGGTTATGCTGCACTGGATGTGTATACATGCGGTGAGAAAGCACAACCCGAAAAAGCGGTTGAGTTTATTTTGCAGGCATTTCGAGTTAGACATGCACATATTACAGAAGTTCAACGAGGCGTAAAGGATGAGGATACCTATACGCATACCACAATGACGTGGGAGGAAGATTATTCGGAAGATTAATTTAATTAATTTAATATTTGGTAGTTGCTTGCAAAGAGTAAAACTCTTTGATTTTTTGATTTATATATTTTTTTCAAAAACATCAAGGAA comes from Thermodesulfobium acidiphilum and encodes:
- a CDS encoding pyridoxal-phosphate-dependent aminotransferase family protein yields the protein MDRFLNDNHMLMIPGPITVPPRILRVNSRPMINHRGPVFQKIHEYCVDGLKKIFKTNEGEVYIFASVGTGAMEACVSNFFNKDDRVLVLVNGNFGQRFVQIASAYGLNVDALEFVWGQYADPEKVKDYLSKYPKGTYKGVLVQHNETSTAILNDLEKLSPIIKEHGALFVVDSISGMVAAPFEMDKWKVDVVAAASQKAFGCPPGISILGVSKEALNRANNSNLPRFYFDVRKYHESYKKGQPPFTAPISLYFSLEESIKMIFEEGLENFQKRHIVLRDSVRSAVKALGLKLVSDDSCASPVVTGVFAPEGINPQDIINTMRKDFGIVLAGGQSQFKGKIFRIGHLGFIGATEIFSTFAALELTLDKLGYKFEKGVSVKAAQKVFEERM
- the serA gene encoding phosphoglycerate dehydrogenase, producing MNEKILVADEVSQLGIRRLESAGFQVDIKTGLSEDELADTIVDYNAIIIRSSTRITEKILSKARNLKIIGRAGVGVDNINVEAATKYGIVVINSPEGNIISAAEHTFGLIISLLRNIPQADRSVRNLEWKRNKFTGHELYRKTIGIIGLGKVGSNVVKYAKAFGMKVIGYDPYITLDRAKEMGIILMSLDEVFKEADIVTLHVPKTKDTYHLVNKERINLMKKGSYIINAARGGVVDEDAVADALKSGHLAGAASDVFETEPILADNPYISIENTVLTPHIGAATKEAQINVILDVVDQIIAFFDGRIPHGAVNLPAFRGVSDDLLPWIDLAERLGKFIKDLVSDRVNKIEIVYYGDIAKKNVNSVSISVLKGYLIKIKGNHVSFVNALSLANELGIKYTEIKESEDVDFKSLITVRVLTDSGVRSVSGTILSDQKPRIIEIDSYRVDAFPEGYLLVSRHRDKPGIIGRFGTILGRNNINIAGMQLGRNLTSGLAVMILSVDSEVNDDVLSELISGGDIEELRSIFLS
- a CDS encoding histidine phosphatase family protein → MRIYLIRHGETKWNKESRYQGVKDIPLSEIGLEQVKKLGMYFSNLPLDIIVSSPLSRTKETANSIVKFYPKKLQVFYDDRFLEISHGLWEGKVVAEVKEEFKEIYNFWKVKPYEAKMPEGEGLHDVSLRATSAFKEWVNKYREKDIAFVTHDVVIRVILMDIFSLPYDFFWKFKLANAGINVLEYDEEFKLLSINLICHLNEFSAEGVI
- a CDS encoding tRNA threonylcarbamoyladenosine dehydratase, producing MGEDCVRKIKKSRIAICGLGGVGGFALESLARLGIGGFFLVDDDRFEITNLNRQILSNFDNIGKLKVEEAIKRLKLISDCDVVVSESRVQDAIYEIEKFEPDVIIDAIDDLEAKVLLIKRFYKKINIIVSAGAGNRVDPTMVTYADLSKTSNCSIARILRKKLKSFGIVSGINVVFSKEIPKKELNNSNIISSAVFVPMAFGTLISYLTYKFICNNMD
- the speD gene encoding adenosylmethionine decarboxylase, with the protein product MEAIGMHYIVEASGCDPAIIGDPVRAREIFLAAAKVANMDVKAVHFYKFFPSGTSGVVVVSESHISVHTWPENGYAALDVYTCGEKAQPEKAVEFILQAFRVRHAHITEVQRGVKDEDTYTHTTMTWEEDYSED